GGGGCGACCGCCCGCCCGGACGGCACCGTGGAGTTCCTGTGGTCGTCGGCCGCCGAGCCGTCCACCGTGCGCTCCACGACGGGCGGCGTCGTCCTGGACCCGCCCGGTATGCGGTCCCCGGGATCGGTGCCGGTCAAGGACGTGTGGGTGGACGGGCCGGGCGGCCGTATCCATGCCCTGATCCAGAAGCCGGCGGGTGTCTCCGGTCCCCTCCCCACCGTCTTCGACATCCACGGCGGCCCGACCTGGCACGACAGCGACTCCTTCGCCGCCGGCCCGGCCGCCTGGGTCGACCACGGGTACGCGGTCGTGCGGGTCAACTACCGCGGCTCCACCGGGTACGGGCGCGCATGGACCGACGCCCTCAAGCACCGGATCGGTCTGATCGAGCTGGAGGACATCGCGGCGGTCCGTGAATGGGCGGTCGCCTCGGGGCTCGCCGACCCCGACCGGCTGATCCTCACCGGCGGCTCCTGGGGCGGCTACCTCACCCTCCTCGGCCTCGGCACCCAGCCCGAAGCCTGGACGATGGGCCTCGCCGCGGTCCCGGTCGCCGACTACGTCACGGCGTACCACGACGAGATGGAAGCCCTGAAGGCCATGGACCGCACCCTCCTCGGCGGCACCCCCGAAGAGGTCCCGGAACGCTTCGAGGCATCCTCACCGATCACCTACGTCGACCAGGTCAAGGCCCCCGTCTACATCTCGGCAGGCGTCAACGACCCACGCTGCCCGATCCGCCAGATCGACAACTACGTCAAACGCCTGGAAACCCGAGGCGCCATCCACGAGGTGTACCGCTACGACGCGGGCCACGGCTCCCTGGTCGTCGACGAACGGATCAAACAGGTCCGCCTGGAACTGGACTTCGCCCGCCGACACTTGGGGGGCTGAGGCGCCGGGGGGCAAGCAGGTCGGGTCGGGTGAAGTCGGCCGCGCCCCGCAGGGGCGCGGGGCTGTATCAATATGCGGCTCCGCCGCGTGGGCGCGACCAGCCACGACGGCGCCGCGGCCGACCGACGGCACATCGCGGCCCTCCCAGCGGAGCGCTTAGGCGGCAGTCGTACGGCCGCGACCCCGCCGTCTGGACCCACCCCCGTACGGCGCGGCGGCGCCCCGACCTCTCGTCGTCCAGCCTTACGGGCCGCTGAGCCGGCCGGCGCATGATGGATGCCGCGTGCCGTGACTCGAAGCTGACCATCGCCTCTCCGTGATGGGCCCACCCGGGATCCGTGTCGCGATATAGCGTTAGCCTTCCACTCGCGCCGCTGCCTGCGCCGCGCGGAGACGTTCGACAGGACCAGGACGGAAGCATGTCGGGAGAGATTTCGCCCACCGGGAAGCACTCCGGCCCCGGCTCGTCGCCCGAGCTGCGCGCCTCTCATGCGGACCGGGACCGGGTCGTGGATGTGCTGCGTATCGCGGCGGGGGACGGCCTGCTGACCGCGGACGAGTTGGACGAGCGGCTGGAAGCCGCCCTCTCGGCGCGGACCCTGAGCGAACTGGCTGCGCTCACCGCTGACCTGCCGCCCGTATCGGCTACGGGTGCCGTCGCTGGAGCAGAGGTCAAGGACGTAGTTCGTATCGAACAGGCCCACAGCGGCCCGATCGAGCGTGTGGGGCGCTGGGTGGTACCGCGCAGGCTGGAGCTCGCGGTGTACTGGTGTGACGTGACGCTCGACTTCACTGAGGCCGTGATCACGCAGGACACTTTGCAGATCGACGTGGGCATGGCGGGCAAGACCCTGACGCTGATCACCCGGCCCGGCATCGAGATCGATGCCGACGGTCTGCAACTGGTGCACTGCAGGCTCAAGCACCGCCGGACTCCGGTGAATCCTGACACGCCGGTCACCCTGCGAGTGGAGCTGGTCGGCCAGAAGGCCCACGGCCGCGTGGTGGTACGGCCCCCACGCCGGACGTTCGGGCAGTGGCTGCTGCGCAGGCCCGCGTCGCGCTGAGCCTTTGCCGAGTTCTTGATGCTACGTCCCCGCCGGCTCCCGCCGCCTCCGCCCCAACAGCTCCGCCAACCCCCTCCGAGTCGCCGCCAGCACCACCCGGTCCCCGCGCTGGAGCACATATCCCTCGTGCAGGTCCCACACGAGCCCTGACGGCCGAGCGTCCCCGTCGTCGTTGTCCGGCGACGGCGGAAGGGCCAGATCGGGCTGGCGCTCGTCGAGCGTCGCCGTG
This genomic window from Streptomyces sp. DG2A-72 contains:
- a CDS encoding DUF1707 domain-containing protein, with product MSGEISPTGKHSGPGSSPELRASHADRDRVVDVLRIAAGDGLLTADELDERLEAALSARTLSELAALTADLPPVSATGAVAGAEVKDVVRIEQAHSGPIERVGRWVVPRRLELAVYWCDVTLDFTEAVITQDTLQIDVGMAGKTLTLITRPGIEIDADGLQLVHCRLKHRRTPVNPDTPVTLRVELVGQKAHGRVVVRPPRRTFGQWLLRRPASR